A single Streptomyces sannanensis DNA region contains:
- a CDS encoding dTMP kinase encodes MNHRYPFIVIEGLDGTGKTTLRKGLFRLWEGLYGVTPLCVLTTNFLAADQAAAIVTGKYQPNAGNRDAYLSAIAADKRATLDRLVLPQRPARPVIADRWLLSELAFFAVKHGMRVSETYEALAAQLTAAPDLTFVLDLETDTSMSRAQARQGDAVRADWDVHDVQSRVRETYEAVVSKPDEFPLLGDVVRLDARRPQSEVLLAAWDVLRERQLVPSLAARTEGGETHG; translated from the coding sequence ATGAACCACCGCTATCCGTTCATCGTCATCGAGGGACTCGACGGCACCGGCAAGACGACGCTGCGCAAGGGCCTGTTCCGGCTCTGGGAGGGGCTCTACGGCGTCACCCCGCTGTGCGTGCTCACCACCAACTTCCTCGCCGCCGACCAGGCCGCCGCCATCGTCACCGGCAAGTACCAGCCGAACGCCGGGAACCGTGACGCCTACCTGTCCGCGATCGCGGCGGACAAGCGGGCCACGCTGGATCGCCTCGTGCTCCCCCAGCGGCCGGCCCGGCCCGTGATCGCGGATCGCTGGCTCCTCAGCGAGCTGGCCTTCTTCGCCGTGAAGCACGGCATGAGGGTGTCGGAGACGTACGAGGCGCTGGCCGCGCAGCTCACCGCGGCCCCGGATCTCACGTTCGTCCTGGATCTGGAGACCGACACCTCGATGAGCCGGGCGCAGGCCCGACAGGGTGACGCCGTCCGGGCCGACTGGGACGTGCACGACGTCCAGAGCCGGGTTCGCGAGACCTACGAGGCCGTGGTCTCGAAGCCCGACGAGTTCCCGCTCCTCGGCGACGTGGTCCGCCTGGACGCCCGCCGGCCCCAGTCCGAGGTGCTGCTCGCAGCCTGGGACGTACTGCGCGAACGGCAGCTGGTGCCGTCGCTCGCCGCCCGTACGGAAGGAGGAGAGACCCATGGCTGA